The following are encoded together in the Kingella negevensis genome:
- the rnr gene encoding ribonuclease R produces MAKKKNINELNLREKDPYLARERAKYDNNPLPSREWIIQLLEELGVPQKMEALSEKLSIEEHEQEFFERRLKAMARDGQILINRRGLVCVAEKLDIVKCRIEAHKDGFGFAVPLKPTGDGDLVLYERQMRGVMHGDIVTVRPLGLDRRGRREGQVLDIVERAQTSVVGRFYLERGVAVLEPEDKRLHQNIILEPDSVAQFSPKSGQVVVAEIESYPENHRPAVAKIVEVLGDYADSGMEIEIAVRKHRLPHEFSAGCLKVAAKIPDKVRVADRKNRVDLRDLPLVTIDGETSRDFDDAVYAEKVGRNYRLVVAIADVSHYVQPDDLIDFDARERATSVYFPRRVIPMLPESLSNGICSLNPDVERLCMVCDMTITYAGNVKEYSFYPAVMKSHGRLTYNQVWQWLENKTENEYSCSLNVLYKLFQVLQQKRQKRGAMEFETVETQMIFDDNGKIERIVPVVRNDAHKLIEECMLAANVCAADFLLKNKHNALYRNHLGPTPEKLATLREQLALLGLSLGGGDNPTPKHYGELAAKIADRPDRELLQTMLLRSMQQAMYEPENVGHFGLAYEHYAHFTSPIRRYPDLLVHRAIKAVLAKKTYDVSSWQELGVHCSYCERRADDASRDVESWLKTYYMRDKVGEIFTGKITHMANFGIFVTLDDVHIEGMVHVSELGEDYFNYRADLLAMVGERGGVRFGMGDMVTVKVARADLETSKIDLVLITGGTQPKKRGKKQPEINVDVMVKEALHLVEKSAKKTKKKNKSQPENRNQSGNKAQPEKKKKAKVKIKSGQPKKVSRKRK; encoded by the coding sequence ATGGCTAAAAAGAAAAATATCAACGAATTGAATTTACGAGAAAAAGACCCGTATTTGGCGCGTGAACGTGCGAAATACGACAATAATCCCTTACCAAGCCGCGAGTGGATTATTCAATTATTAGAAGAACTTGGCGTACCACAAAAAATGGAAGCGCTGTCTGAAAAATTATCCATTGAAGAACACGAGCAGGAATTTTTTGAACGCCGCCTAAAAGCGATGGCGCGAGACGGTCAGATTTTGATTAACCGTCGCGGTTTAGTATGCGTGGCGGAAAAATTGGACATCGTGAAATGTCGCATTGAAGCGCATAAGGACGGCTTTGGTTTTGCTGTGCCGTTGAAACCGACTGGCGACGGCGATTTAGTGTTGTATGAACGCCAAATGCGCGGCGTAATGCACGGCGATATTGTTACGGTGCGTCCATTGGGTTTGGATAGACGCGGTCGCCGCGAGGGTCAGGTTTTGGACATTGTGGAACGGGCGCAAACATCTGTCGTGGGGCGTTTTTATTTGGAACGCGGCGTGGCGGTGCTGGAACCTGAAGATAAGCGTTTGCATCAAAACATTATTTTAGAGCCTGATAGCGTGGCGCAATTTTCGCCGAAATCGGGGCAAGTGGTGGTAGCGGAAATTGAAAGTTATCCTGAAAATCATCGTCCTGCGGTGGCGAAAATCGTTGAAGTATTAGGCGATTACGCAGATAGCGGCATGGAAATTGAGATTGCGGTGCGGAAACATCGTCTGCCGCATGAATTTAGTGCAGGCTGCCTGAAAGTGGCGGCGAAAATCCCCGATAAAGTTCGCGTGGCTGACCGTAAAAATCGGGTGGATTTGCGTGATTTGCCGTTGGTTACGATTGACGGCGAAACGTCTCGCGATTTTGATGACGCGGTTTACGCGGAAAAAGTGGGGCGCAATTATCGTTTAGTCGTGGCGATTGCGGACGTGAGCCATTATGTGCAACCTGATGATTTGATTGATTTTGATGCGCGTGAACGGGCAACAAGTGTGTATTTTCCGCGCCGTGTGATTCCCATGCTGCCTGAAAGTTTGTCTAACGGCATTTGTTCGCTGAACCCTGATGTTGAGCGGCTTTGCATGGTGTGCGACATGACGATTACTTACGCAGGCAATGTGAAAGAGTATTCGTTTTACCCTGCGGTGATGAAATCGCATGGGCGTTTGACGTATAACCAAGTTTGGCAATGGCTTGAAAATAAAACGGAAAATGAATATTCATGCAGCCTGAACGTGTTGTACAAATTATTCCAAGTGTTGCAGCAAAAACGCCAAAAACGTGGCGCAATGGAATTTGAAACCGTTGAAACACAAATGATTTTTGACGATAACGGTAAAATTGAGCGCATTGTGCCTGTGGTGCGAAATGACGCGCATAAGTTGATTGAGGAATGTATGTTGGCGGCGAATGTGTGCGCGGCGGATTTCTTGTTGAAAAACAAGCACAATGCGCTGTATCGCAATCACTTGGGTCCAACACCTGAAAAATTGGCGACGTTGCGCGAACAGTTGGCGTTGCTGGGTTTGAGTTTGGGCGGCGGCGATAATCCGACGCCGAAACATTATGGGGAGTTGGCGGCAAAAATCGCTGACCGTCCCGACCGTGAATTGTTGCAAACGATGTTGTTGCGTTCTATGCAGCAGGCGATGTATGAGCCTGAAAATGTGGGACATTTTGGTTTGGCGTATGAGCATTACGCGCATTTTACTTCGCCGATTCGCCGTTATCCTGATTTGTTGGTACATCGGGCGATTAAGGCGGTTTTGGCGAAGAAAACGTATGATGTCAGCAGTTGGCAGGAGTTGGGCGTGCATTGTTCGTATTGTGAACGCCGTGCCGATGACGCGAGCCGCGATGTGGAAAGCTGGCTGAAAACGTATTATATGCGTGATAAAGTTGGCGAAATTTTTACGGGCAAAATCACGCACATGGCGAATTTTGGCATTTTTGTTACGCTGGACGATGTGCATATTGAGGGCATGGTTCACGTTAGCGAATTGGGTGAGGATTATTTTAATTATCGTGCGGATTTGTTGGCGATGGTGGGCGAGCGTGGCGGTGTGCGATTTGGCATGGGTGATATGGTAACGGTAAAAGTGGCGCGTGCGGATTTGGAAACCAGTAAGATTGATTTGGTGTTGATTACTGGCGGTACGCAACCGAAAAAACGTGGCAAAAAGCAGCCTGAAATCAATGTTGATGTGATGGTGAAAGAGGCGTTGCATTTGGTTGAAAAATCGGCGAAAAAAACGAAAAAGAAAAACAAATCACAGCCTGAAAATCGCAATCAGTCTGGCAATAAAGCGCAGCCTGAAAAGAAGAAAAAGGCTAAAGTAAAAATTAAAAGTGGGCAGCCGAAAAAGGTTTCTCGTAAGCGCAAATAA
- the mscL gene encoding large conductance mechanosensitive channel protein MscL has product MSIKQEFKDFIMRGNVIDLAVGMVVGTAFSGIVKSLVDDVIMPPIGIILGGIDFSNLFLTLKQGKTAGAEYVTLAAAKADGAVTMNVGSFINTVISFLIVASAIFVVVKALNSLKKAPAPVEEVPAEPTPSEEILLLREIRDSLKK; this is encoded by the coding sequence ATGTCTATTAAGCAAGAGTTTAAAGATTTTATTATGCGTGGTAACGTAATTGATTTGGCAGTCGGTATGGTTGTGGGTACTGCGTTTTCAGGTATCGTAAAGTCTTTGGTTGATGATGTGATTATGCCACCAATCGGTATTATTTTAGGTGGTATCGATTTCTCAAACTTATTCTTGACTTTGAAACAAGGTAAAACGGCTGGCGCGGAATATGTTACTTTGGCAGCTGCTAAGGCAGATGGTGCGGTAACGATGAATGTGGGTTCATTTATCAACACCGTTATCAGTTTTTTGATTGTAGCCAGCGCGATTTTTGTGGTGGTAAAAGCGTTGAACAGCTTGAAAAAAGCGCCTGCTCCTGTGGAAGAAGTTCCTGCAGAGCCTACTCCAAGTGAAGAAATTTTGTTGTTGCGCGAAATTCGTGATTCTTTGAAAAAATAA
- a CDS encoding phage tail tape measure protein, translating into MAQDLVMKIIMQATDKASAAFGRIKAASSGLSGSLHATQKTLAQTNDSLNKMKRFADLQQKLQGAAAQSDKLTREIHQLSQEIQKAGKASEQQIRQMAKLETASQKASMNQQNLRDQSQRLSFELRKAGVNTQYFATEQVRLHDAAAKTTAQLARQREALIKIENARSSAKKMMLMSAGAKGVGWLAKDNAVSMATSLQGSVTSAMSEEDAMQGVIRQVGSLKNADGSLNHAEIAKMRQEIQALSNELPMATVEIIKMYAAGAKMNVPREELRGYVTEAVKAANAFESDNPEKLAEELGRIRANFQLSKQAASELVNVLNYLDDNALVSGDQLIDYMNRVSGSMGLAKMSERHVAALGSALMSAGTEASTAAQAVGSLMTRLATAPETKEVRNAIKAIGLNARVVQKGMVTDAQGTLEKIVAAVKKMPKEQQAGILKGLAGGEYNRVFAGLITDTKAWNEQIKLATSQEALGSLDKEFAIRVEAMSAKWEMFKNKFFNAQSGFGRGLFDGLQYGIDILGGLLERYNAWAAQNPQQATMLSKIAAGAVLLMGAVAGLSLAFSAVLLPIAGAKFLWASLFASMSGGTGIFTAIGSGIRIVSSALLGFGHVAKAFLVSNPFGWAILAVSLLAALYLNWEKVKNAIASGWAWLRGILRDNPLIGAFAGPIGMIASLIANFDRLIAKVQAAKHAIAHSSFGQAAAGIWNKVKSVAGFSRGGYTGAGGVNEAAGIVHKGEVVFSQRDVARFGGWQMVERLRQGGANLLAKMGGSSSLNMGAMAVRAAEKLGGIFSGSENKPSVLPRPTVFAPPQIAGMGSLHMGGDNITIHIHATPNQDPRSIADLVLQKLQQRDQAKRRRANSSFMDKD; encoded by the coding sequence ATGGCGCAAGATTTAGTTATGAAAATTATCATGCAAGCGACAGACAAAGCCAGTGCAGCATTTGGGCGCATCAAAGCAGCCAGTAGCGGATTATCGGGCAGCCTGCACGCAACACAAAAAACATTAGCGCAGACCAATGACTCATTAAACAAAATGAAAAGATTTGCCGATTTGCAACAAAAACTCCAAGGTGCAGCAGCCCAAAGCGATAAATTAACACGCGAAATTCATCAGCTTTCACAAGAAATCCAAAAGGCAGGCAAAGCAAGTGAGCAGCAAATTCGGCAAATGGCAAAACTGGAAACCGCATCACAAAAAGCCAGCATGAATCAGCAAAATTTACGCGACCAAAGCCAACGATTGTCTTTTGAATTGCGTAAAGCAGGTGTGAATACACAATATTTTGCTACCGAGCAAGTTCGCTTGCATGATGCCGCAGCCAAAACCACAGCACAACTGGCACGACAACGCGAAGCCTTAATCAAAATAGAAAACGCACGCAGCAGCGCAAAAAAAATGATGTTAATGAGCGCAGGTGCAAAAGGGGTTGGCTGGCTGGCAAAAGACAATGCCGTATCCATGGCAACATCTTTGCAAGGAAGCGTAACCAGTGCCATGAGCGAAGAAGATGCCATGCAAGGCGTGATTCGCCAAGTGGGTAGCCTAAAAAATGCCGATGGCAGTTTAAATCATGCCGAAATCGCCAAAATGCGCCAAGAAATCCAAGCATTAAGCAACGAATTGCCAATGGCAACGGTGGAAATTATCAAAATGTATGCCGCAGGTGCAAAAATGAATGTACCGCGTGAAGAGTTGCGCGGCTATGTAACCGAAGCCGTCAAAGCTGCCAACGCCTTTGAATCGGATAATCCAGAAAAATTAGCCGAAGAATTGGGCAGAATCCGTGCTAATTTCCAGTTGTCCAAACAGGCGGCTAGTGAATTGGTTAATGTATTGAATTATTTAGATGACAATGCACTTGTGTCGGGTGACCAGTTGATTGACTACATGAACCGCGTTTCGGGTAGTATGGGTTTAGCTAAAATGAGCGAAAGACACGTTGCTGCCTTGGGGTCGGCATTGATGAGCGCAGGCACAGAAGCCAGCACCGCAGCCCAAGCGGTTGGCAGCTTAATGACACGTTTGGCAACCGCGCCCGAGACAAAAGAAGTGCGCAATGCCATTAAGGCGATTGGACTGAATGCTCGAGTGGTGCAAAAAGGCATGGTAACCGATGCCCAAGGCACATTAGAAAAAATTGTAGCGGCGGTTAAAAAAATGCCAAAAGAACAGCAAGCAGGTATTTTAAAAGGCTTGGCAGGTGGCGAATACAACCGCGTTTTTGCTGGATTGATTACCGATACCAAAGCGTGGAACGAACAAATCAAACTTGCTACGTCACAAGAAGCCTTGGGCAGTTTGGATAAAGAGTTTGCTATCCGCGTGGAAGCCATGAGCGCAAAATGGGAGATGTTTAAAAACAAATTTTTCAACGCTCAATCAGGCTTTGGGCGTGGCTTATTTGACGGCTTGCAATATGGTATAGATATATTAGGTGGCTTGCTAGAACGCTACAACGCTTGGGCAGCGCAAAATCCGCAACAAGCGACTATGTTATCCAAAATCGCAGCAGGTGCGGTATTGCTAATGGGCGCGGTCGCTGGCTTATCTTTGGCATTTAGCGCAGTGTTGCTGCCCATTGCAGGCGCAAAATTTTTATGGGCAAGTCTATTTGCCAGCATGAGCGGTGGCACAGGTATTTTTACAGCCATTGGCAGCGGCATTCGCATCGTTTCCTCCGCCCTGCTCGGCTTTGGGCATGTCGCCAAGGCATTTTTAGTCAGCAATCCATTTGGTTGGGCGATTCTTGCTGTGTCCTTATTGGCAGCGTTGTATCTCAACTGGGAAAAAGTCAAAAACGCCATTGCATCAGGTTGGGCATGGTTGCGCGGTATTTTGCGCGATAACCCATTGATTGGCGCATTTGCAGGTCCAATCGGCATGATTGCCAGCTTAATCGCCAATTTTGACCGCTTAATTGCCAAAGTGCAGGCTGCTAAACACGCGATTGCCCATTCCAGCTTTGGACAAGCAGCAGCAGGCATTTGGAATAAAGTAAAAAGCGTGGCAGGTTTTTCACGCGGTGGCTACACAGGCGCAGGCGGCGTGAACGAAGCCGCAGGCATTGTCCACAAAGGCGAAGTGGTGTTCAGTCAGCGCGATGTGGCACGTTTTGGCGGCTGGCAAATGGTTGAGCGTCTGCGACAAGGCGGCGCGAATCTGTTAGCCAAAATGGGCGGTTCAAGCAGCCTTAATATGGGTGCAATGGCAGTTCGTGCAGCCGAAAAATTAGGTGGCATATTTTCAGGCAGCGAAAACAAACCCAGCGTATTGCCACGCCCGACCGTGTTTGCACCGCCCCAAATAGCAGGAATGGGCAGCCTGCACATGGGTGGCGACAACATTACCATTCACATTCACGCCACGCCCAATCAAGACCCACGCAGTATCGCAGATTTAGTCTTGCAGAAATTGCAGCAACGCGACCAAGCCAAACGCCGCCGCGCCAACAGCAGTTTTATGGATAAAGACTAA
- a CDS encoding phage tail sheath subtilisin-like domain-containing protein: MAKAARHHGITTKEYTTGARAIDDISTAIIGMVCTADDADNSVFPLNRPVFYTSANEVLGKAGNTGTLAKSLDAIIDQADAQIVIVRVPHSNNANELKANIIGTSTGNTHTGIKALSRAKATLGYTPKILGIPELDSLDVLKELVSVAERTRAFAYGSAGGTAELTKVAEYRKNFGNRELMLIDNEFMAFSTATQTSTTAATIARILGARAKLDKQIGWHKSISNTEINGVSSLQFSRSFDILDSNCDANTLNNADVTTLIREDGFRVWGNRTCSNDKIMAFEVATRSAQIIQETIASGFMWAMDKPMHPSLMEDIIMMINAKLAEYVAKGYILGARVFVDKSKNTSQTVQAGQFTFSYEWTYVPPLENMVLEQYNSDTFFVNLVDKVISFANSFKAATV; this comes from the coding sequence ATGGCAAAAGCAGCCCGACACCACGGCATTACCACCAAAGAATACACCACAGGCGCACGCGCCATTGACGACATTTCTACCGCCATTATCGGCATGGTTTGCACCGCAGACGATGCCGATAACAGTGTATTCCCACTCAACCGCCCTGTTTTTTACACATCAGCCAACGAAGTTTTGGGTAAAGCAGGCAACACAGGTACGCTCGCCAAATCGCTCGATGCCATCATCGACCAAGCAGACGCGCAAATTGTGATTGTGCGCGTACCACATAGCAATAACGCAAACGAACTCAAAGCCAACATCATCGGCACATCAACAGGCAACACCCACACAGGCATTAAAGCCCTATCACGCGCCAAAGCCACATTGGGCTACACCCCAAAAATCTTGGGTATTCCCGAGTTGGATAGCTTGGACGTATTGAAAGAATTGGTGAGTGTTGCCGAGCGCACACGCGCCTTTGCATATGGCAGCGCAGGCGGTACAGCCGAATTGACCAAAGTAGCAGAATACCGCAAAAACTTTGGCAACCGCGAATTGATGTTGATTGACAACGAATTCATGGCATTTTCCACCGCCACCCAAACCAGCACCACCGCCGCCACCATTGCCCGAATTTTAGGTGCGCGTGCCAAGTTGGATAAACAAATCGGCTGGCACAAATCCATTTCCAACACCGAAATCAACGGCGTAAGCAGCCTGCAATTCTCACGCAGCTTTGATATTTTAGATTCCAACTGCGATGCCAACACCCTGAATAATGCCGATGTAACCACGCTGATTCGTGAAGACGGTTTTCGCGTGTGGGGCAACCGCACCTGCTCCAACGACAAAATAATGGCGTTTGAAGTGGCAACCCGTTCCGCGCAAATCATTCAAGAGACCATTGCCAGCGGCTTTATGTGGGCAATGGACAAACCCATGCACCCGAGCTTAATGGAAGACATCATCATGATGATTAACGCCAAATTAGCCGAATACGTTGCCAAAGGCTACATTTTGGGAGCGCGTGTGTTTGTGGACAAGAGCAAAAATACCAGTCAAACCGTGCAAGCAGGACAGTTCACATTCAGCTACGAATGGACATACGTTCCGCCGTTAGAAAACATGGTGCTTGAGCAATACAACAGCGACACATTCTTTGTGAACTTGGTGGACAAAGTGATTAGCTTTGCCAATAGCTTCAAAGCAGCAACCGTTTAA
- the fabG gene encoding 3-oxoacyl-ACP reductase FabG, whose product MNPQNLTGKIALVTGASRGIGAAIADTLAQAGATVIGTATSENGAAAITERLTQYQGTGRVLNAAVSGSIEELIASIEKEFGKLDILVNNAGITRDNLLMRMKEEEWDEIMDINLKSVFRASKSVMRGMMKQRAGRIITITSVVGTMGNAGQTNYSAAKAALQGFSKSLAREVGSRGITVNCVAPGFIDTDMTRVLPEETRKTFEAQTALGKFGEAQDIANAVLFLASDQASYITGQTLHVNGGMLMP is encoded by the coding sequence ATGAACCCCCAAAACCTAACAGGCAAAATCGCCCTAGTAACAGGCGCATCACGCGGTATCGGTGCAGCTATTGCCGACACACTCGCCCAAGCAGGCGCAACCGTGATTGGCACAGCCACCAGCGAAAATGGCGCAGCAGCCATCACAGAACGCCTAACACAATATCAAGGCACAGGTCGCGTATTGAATGCAGCCGTTTCAGGCAGCATTGAAGAACTGATTGCCAGTATTGAAAAAGAGTTCGGCAAACTAGACATTCTAGTAAACAATGCAGGCATCACGCGCGACAATCTGCTCATGCGCATGAAAGAAGAAGAGTGGGACGAAATCATGGATATCAATCTGAAGTCCGTATTCCGTGCCAGCAAATCTGTTATGCGCGGCATGATGAAACAACGCGCAGGTCGCATCATTACCATCACTTCCGTAGTCGGCACAATGGGCAACGCAGGGCAAACCAATTATTCTGCTGCTAAAGCTGCACTGCAAGGTTTCAGCAAATCATTGGCGCGTGAAGTCGGCAGCAGAGGCATTACCGTAAACTGTGTTGCCCCAGGTTTCATTGACACCGACATGACACGTGTGCTGCCTGAAGAAACACGCAAAACCTTTGAAGCACAAACCGCGCTGGGTAAATTTGGCGAAGCGCAAGATATTGCCAACGCCGTATTATTCTTGGCTTCAGACCAAGCCAGCTATATCACAGGTCAAACACTGCATGTAAATGGTGGCATGTTAATGCCATAA
- a CDS encoding IS1 family transposase, with the protein MKIQITLKCPRCQGQNIKKNGYSGNRKQKYFCKDCCRNFIGDHNLTYKGCHSKADEQVWRMTVRGCGIRDIAAITGYSKDKVQAALKRHEFEPFPKQKHYSTLEIDEFWTFVGNKSNKVWLVYAYHRESGEIVAYVWGKRDLATARALKRRLKELRVTYDRMATDDWAAFLNVFSNEEWHLVGKQHTVGIEGNNCRLRHKVRRAFRKTCCFSKSMFYHKKVFDLAFFDIHFGIV; encoded by the coding sequence GTGAAAATACAAATAACTCTGAAATGTCCTCGCTGCCAAGGACAAAATATAAAGAAAAATGGCTACTCTGGCAATCGTAAACAAAAGTATTTTTGTAAAGATTGCTGCCGTAATTTTATTGGCGACCATAACCTTACCTATAAGGGTTGTCATTCCAAAGCTGATGAACAGGTTTGGAGAATGACCGTTAGAGGTTGTGGCATTCGCGATATTGCAGCAATTACGGGTTACAGCAAAGACAAAGTTCAGGCTGCCTTAAAACGCCATGAGTTTGAGCCATTTCCTAAACAAAAACATTACTCTACACTTGAAATAGACGAGTTTTGGACATTTGTCGGTAACAAGTCTAATAAAGTATGGCTAGTCTATGCCTATCACAGAGAAAGTGGCGAAATTGTCGCTTACGTTTGGGGTAAGCGCGATTTAGCAACAGCGCGAGCACTCAAACGGCGTTTGAAAGAGTTGCGTGTAACCTATGACAGAATGGCGACAGACGACTGGGCTGCATTTTTAAATGTCTTTTCAAATGAAGAATGGCATCTAGTTGGTAAGCAACACACCGTTGGCATTGAGGGTAATAACTGTCGTTTACGGCACAAAGTAAGGCGAGCGTTTAGAAAAACGTGTTGCTTTTCTAAAAGTATGTTTTATCACAAGAAAGTTTTTGATTTGGCTTTCTTTGATATTCATTTTGGCATTGTTTAG
- a CDS encoding phage tail protein, with protein sequence MALATLGLFVFHMNTIPFQNISRSQTWKHPHQNIVGSMPPSQFTGKDPDEINIKAELRPEITGGENTVEFVRQMADTGQAHPLIMGTGKLMGSFVITNIQEDQSELMWDGKPRSISFTMTLKKVSDHAFGVDGEALGLAVGMVRALAGV encoded by the coding sequence ATGGCACTTGCAACCTTGGGGTTGTTCGTATTTCACATGAACACAATCCCCTTTCAAAACATCAGCCGCAGCCAAACATGGAAACACCCACATCAAAATATCGTTGGCAGCATGCCACCGTCCCAATTCACAGGCAAAGACCCCGATGAAATCAACATCAAAGCCGAATTACGCCCTGAAATCACAGGCGGCGAAAACACCGTTGAATTTGTGCGCCAAATGGCAGACACAGGGCAAGCACACCCCTTAATCATGGGAACAGGTAAGCTAATGGGTAGTTTTGTGATTACCAACATTCAAGAAGACCAAAGTGAGCTGATGTGGGACGGCAAACCGCGCTCAATTTCATTCACCATGACCCTAAAAAAAGTATCCGACCACGCATTCGGCGTGGACGGCGAAGCATTGGGTTTAGCCGTGGGCATGGTGCGCGCACTCGCAGGGGTATGA
- a CDS encoding C69 family dipeptidase, producing MAFITKKTVWLITSALLATSSAWACTGVYVGKQLTKDGSTIFGRTEDLETDHNKTFIVFPAHDNAAGAVLKDESTGFTFNLPSHSYRYTALPDVTPKDGLYHEAGTNEFGVMMDATVSVYANDAVLKIDPLVKTGITESIMTTVALPHVKTAREGVELLARVIDEKGAGEANSLIIADQDETWYMEIVSGHQYAAVLLPENKFIVFPNGMLLGEVDVSDKQNVIASPKLVEVAQKAGTLKLSGDKIRVADSYAAPMKDSVKSRYWAGVKRLNPQATVNQQSTETPFFHTTSKKISLQDVMALQRDRFENTQYIPDDWANKKDPKAANALYPIGNKNTMEAHIFQVKKGMPKDVPAVMWLSVGSPLVSPYLPFYSNIEQTAAPYQVADKTFNAQSYYWVTSRLLERLLANESSLKEPLRKTVNRIEQPFIAQANAEAKQLSVLHRKNPEQATKWITQRAENRSLYSFKQLQRITAELK from the coding sequence ATGGCTTTCATCACCAAAAAAACCGTATGGCTCATCACCAGCGCATTACTGGCAACCAGTTCCGCTTGGGCATGCACAGGCGTTTACGTTGGCAAACAACTCACCAAAGACGGCTCAACCATTTTCGGGCGCACGGAAGACTTAGAAACCGACCACAACAAAACGTTTATCGTATTCCCAGCGCACGACAACGCAGCAGGGGCAGTCTTAAAAGATGAATCCACAGGCTTCACGTTCAATCTGCCCAGCCACAGCTATCGCTATACCGCGCTGCCTGACGTAACCCCGAAAGACGGCTTGTATCATGAAGCAGGCACAAACGAATTTGGCGTGATGATGGACGCAACCGTCAGCGTGTATGCCAATGATGCTGTGTTGAAAATCGACCCACTTGTGAAAACAGGCATCACCGAAAGCATTATGACAACTGTGGCTTTGCCCCACGTAAAAACCGCGCGAGAAGGCGTGGAACTTTTGGCGCGTGTGATTGACGAAAAAGGTGCAGGCGAAGCCAACAGCTTAATCATCGCCGACCAAGACGAAACGTGGTACATGGAAATTGTGTCGGGGCATCAATACGCCGCAGTGTTGCTGCCTGAAAATAAATTCATCGTTTTCCCAAATGGCATGCTTTTGGGCGAAGTGGACGTGAGCGACAAGCAAAATGTGATTGCTTCGCCGAAATTGGTTGAAGTAGCGCAAAAAGCAGGCACATTAAAATTGTCGGGCGACAAAATTCGCGTGGCGGATTCGTATGCTGCGCCAATGAAAGACAGCGTGAAATCGCGCTATTGGGCTGGTGTGAAACGACTCAATCCGCAAGCCACTGTGAATCAGCAAAGCACAGAAACGCCATTTTTTCACACCACCAGCAAAAAAATCAGTCTGCAAGATGTGATGGCATTGCAGCGCGACCGCTTTGAAAACACGCAATACATTCCCGATGATTGGGCAAACAAAAAAGACCCGAAAGCCGCAAATGCGTTGTATCCGATTGGCAATAAAAACACGATGGAAGCACATATTTTCCAAGTGAAAAAAGGTATGCCAAAAGACGTGCCCGCCGTGATGTGGTTGAGCGTGGGCAGTCCGTTGGTTTCACCGTATTTGCCGTTTTATAGCAACATTGAGCAAACTGCCGCGCCGTATCAAGTGGCTGATAAAACCTTCAACGCACAGTCTTATTATTGGGTAACGAGCCGCTTATTGGAACGCTTGTTGGCAAATGAAAGCAGCCTGAAAGAGCCGTTGCGTAAAACCGTGAACCGCATTGAGCAGCCATTTATCGCGCAAGCCAATGCGGAAGCGAAACAGCTCAGCGTGTTGCACCGCAAAAATCCTGAGCAAGCCACGAAATGGATAACGCAACGCGCGGAAAACCGTTCGTTGTATTCATTTAAACAATTGCAACGCATAACGGCTGAATTGAAATAA
- a CDS encoding phage major tail tube protein, which yields MKMPKQLKGFNLFTDGENQYGVIVDISRPKISRKTEDYTPGGAMGELTVAHGFEKLEMEITSKGYDADMLKTMTSAINGKLFRYQGALQEEDGTGYRILKGEGRGRIIEADPGTDKQGEGGEHKFKVALTYWKETLDGEEILELDFMQNKASFGGVDERKELRQALGLM from the coding sequence ATGAAAATGCCCAAACAACTCAAAGGTTTCAACCTGTTTACAGACGGTGAAAATCAATACGGCGTGATTGTCGATATTTCGCGCCCTAAAATTTCGCGCAAAACCGAAGACTACACACCTGGTGGCGCAATGGGCGAATTAACCGTTGCCCACGGTTTTGAAAAATTAGAAATGGAAATCACGTCCAAAGGTTATGACGCAGATATGCTCAAAACGATGACCAGCGCGATTAACGGTAAATTATTTCGCTATCAAGGCGCATTGCAAGAAGAAGACGGTACAGGCTATCGCATTTTAAAAGGCGAAGGGCGCGGTCGCATTATTGAAGCCGACCCTGGTACAGACAAACAAGGCGAAGGTGGCGAACACAAGTTCAAAGTTGCCCTGACTTACTGGAAAGAAACGCTAGACGGCGAAGAAATCTTGGAACTGGATTTTATGCAAAACAAAGCCAGCTTTGGCGGCGTGGACGAGCGTAAAGAACTGCGTCAGGCATTGGGCTTGATGTAA